The following coding sequences are from one Streptomyces angustmyceticus window:
- a CDS encoding DUF3090 domain-containing protein has translation MSRQVFFYDAPDRFVAGTVGLPGRRSFYLQATASGRTTSVALEKTQVAALAERIDELLDEVVRRSGGNAPVPAVSPAELADSAPLETPVEEEFRVGTMALAWDGEDERMIVEAQALVELDADSDEDLADAEERLLQDDENGPPMLRVRLTGTMARAFAKRALEVVNAGRPPCPLCSLPLDPEGHVCPRQNGYRRDA, from the coding sequence TTGTCCCGTCAGGTGTTCTTCTACGACGCGCCGGACCGCTTCGTGGCCGGTACGGTCGGGCTGCCTGGCCGCCGTAGCTTCTACCTCCAGGCCACCGCCTCCGGCCGCACCACCAGCGTCGCCCTGGAGAAGACCCAGGTCGCGGCGCTCGCCGAGCGCATCGACGAGCTGCTGGACGAGGTCGTGCGGCGCAGTGGCGGCAACGCCCCGGTGCCCGCCGTCTCGCCCGCCGAGCTGGCCGACTCCGCCCCGCTGGAGACGCCCGTCGAGGAGGAGTTCCGGGTCGGCACGATGGCCCTGGCCTGGGACGGCGAGGACGAGCGGATGATCGTCGAGGCGCAGGCCCTGGTCGAGCTGGACGCGGACAGTGACGAGGACCTCGCCGACGCCGAGGAGCGGCTGCTCCAGGACGACGAGAACGGCCCCCCGATGCTCCGGGTGCGCCTCACCGGAACCATGGCCAGGGCCTTCGCCAAGCGGGCGCTCGAAGTGGTCAACGCCGGCCGCCCGCCGTGCCCGCTGTGCAGCCTGCCGCTCGATCCGGAGGGACACGTATGCCCGCGCCAGAACGGATACCGACGGGACGCCTGA
- a CDS encoding SCO1664 family protein, with product MPAPERIPTGRLSGLPAEPAGQAAPLPGPVAPQDPPPAAPEPAGARTQALLADGELTVRGRIPEASNAVLFCTVARDGETASCVYKPVAGERPLWDFPDGTLAQREVAAYEVARYCGWDLVPPTVLRDGPYGTGMVQEWIEPPENSDEVPELLALVEDEEPGPGWKAVGSAQIGEGRTALLVHADHPRLRRLAVLDAVINNGDRKGGHLLPGAGGEFFAIDHGVTFHAEDKLRTLLWGWAGEPLTDEALEVLRGLQRALEDTGTLAARLAELITDDEIAALRERVAGLLRGGRHPEPGGEWPAIPWPPV from the coding sequence ATGCCCGCGCCAGAACGGATACCGACGGGACGCCTGAGCGGCCTGCCCGCCGAACCCGCCGGGCAGGCCGCGCCGCTGCCCGGTCCCGTCGCCCCCCAGGACCCGCCGCCCGCCGCGCCGGAGCCCGCCGGGGCCCGGACGCAAGCCCTGCTCGCCGACGGTGAGCTGACCGTGCGCGGCCGCATCCCGGAGGCGTCCAACGCCGTGCTCTTCTGCACGGTCGCCCGGGACGGCGAGACCGCCTCCTGCGTCTACAAGCCGGTCGCGGGCGAGCGCCCGCTGTGGGACTTTCCCGACGGCACGCTCGCCCAGCGCGAGGTCGCCGCGTACGAGGTCGCCCGGTACTGCGGCTGGGACCTCGTCCCGCCGACGGTGCTGCGCGACGGCCCGTACGGCACCGGCATGGTCCAGGAGTGGATCGAGCCACCGGAGAACAGCGACGAGGTCCCCGAGCTGCTGGCGCTGGTGGAGGACGAGGAGCCGGGGCCCGGCTGGAAGGCGGTGGGCTCCGCGCAGATCGGCGAGGGCCGCACCGCGCTGCTGGTGCACGCCGACCACCCGCGGCTGCGGCGGCTCGCGGTGCTGGACGCCGTGATCAACAACGGCGACCGCAAGGGCGGCCATCTGCTGCCCGGCGCCGGCGGGGAGTTCTTCGCCATCGACCACGGCGTGACCTTCCACGCCGAGGACAAGCTGCGCACGCTGCTGTGGGGGTGGGCGGGGGAGCCGCTGACCGACGAGGCGCTGGAGGTGCTGCGGGGCCTTCAGCGGGCGCTGGAGGACACCGGGACGCTCGCCGCCCGACTGGCCGAACTGATCACGGATGACGAGATCGCGGCGCTGCGGGAGCGGGTGGCGGGGCTGCTGCGCGGCGGGCGGCACCCGGAGCCGGGCGGCGAATGGCCCGCCATACCCTGGCCGCCGGTCTGA